A region of Corvus cornix cornix isolate S_Up_H32 chromosome 3, ASM73873v5, whole genome shotgun sequence DNA encodes the following proteins:
- the LOC109143533 gene encoding endogenous retrovirus group K member 8 Gag polyprotein-like: MAPEELKMVGPPPCASPPHNSFPLHSFSSLPLPELPPCPSPHPFSQDPESLPPPSWEVLQDRSAFSGAEASPVPVTSHFSVDPASPLPASGSHALTSSSHDIGARCEGPGAQNPEQGPVYHAAPVTYGGVGGGLRGWKPFSYQNEKQLCKAQREFGRKSEYFKGLLKATFSSNELVPWDIKDLFTCLLTPTEYLLWEQTWKRSLQAVLIKLCRCRDTAVDADQSALTFDHLCGEGNWKEPGEQARILPKVVLVRIVGAAEKAFLSLPAPTPEAPKSYLTIKQAPNQSSVEFVDQIRVQVERQVENQGMHPMIILEVAKENANESSKRVISRMPVYPEATLPALMEACMKKASTMDIRPPPRRPIPPTAMAVHPQTPAKTPTSQRPRGEIVCFYCQGVGHLARFCPKKTADAARERGGRVPPPLAPNAAPKKN, from the coding sequence ATGGCTCCCGAGGAGCTCAAGATGGTCGGACCCCCACCTTGTGCTTCTCCTCCCCATAATTCCTTTCCCTTACactccttctcttcccttcctctgcccgaacttcctccctgcccctcacCACACCCCTTTTCCCAAGACCCTGagtcccttcctcctccctcgTGGGAGGTGCTTCAGGACCGGTCCGCCTTTTCCGGGGCAGaagccagccctgtccctgttACCTCCCACTTCTCTGTTGACCCCGCCTCCCCACTTCCAGCTTCCGGTTCCCACGCTCTAACATCCAGTTCCCACGACATCGGAGCCAGATGTGAAGGGCCTGGGGCCCAGAACCCGGAACAGGGGCCAGTCTACCATGCTGCACCTGTTACCTATGGTGGGGTAGGAGGAGGCCTCCGAGGATGGAAGCCTTTCTCCTACCAGAAtgaaaaacagctctgcaaagcccAAAGGGAGTTTGGCCGGAAAAGCGAATACTTTAAAGGCCTTCTTAAGGCCACATTTTCATCAAATGAGCTTGTCCCTTGGGACATTAAAGACTTGTTTACATGTCTGTTAACCCCGACCGAATACCTGTTGTGGGAGCAGACATGGAAACGGTCCTTACAGGCAGTCCTCATTAAGCTTTGCAGATGCAGAGATACGGCTGTTGATGCTGACCAATCGGCTCTAACGTTTGACCACCTGTGCGGCGAGGGGAACTGGAAAGAACCTGGAGAACAGGCCCGTATCTTACCTAAGGTCGTTCTTGTGAGGATCGTGGGGGCAGCAGAGAAGGcattcctttcccttcctgcacCTACCCCAGAAGCCCCCAAAAGTTATTTGACCATCAAACAAGCCCCTAACCAGTCTTCTGTTGAGTTTGTGGATCAGATAAGGGTGCAGGTAGAGCGACAAGTGGAAAATCAAGGTATGCACCCGATGATCATCCTCGAGGTGGCCAAAGAGAACGCCAATGAGTCGTCCAAGAGGGTGATCTCCCGGATGCCAGTTTATCCAGAGGCAACGCTCCCTGCGCTCATGGAGGCCTGCATGAAGAAGGCCTCCACAATGGACATCAGACCACCACCTCGACGGCCCATTCCACCGACGGCCATGGCAGTCCACCCACAAACTCCAGCAAAGACACCAACATCACAGAGACCTAGGGGGGAGATTGTATGCTTTTATTGCCAGGGGGTGGGGCACCTCGCAAGATTCTGCCCCAAAAAAACGGCAGATGCGGCAAGGGAAAGGGGGGGAAGAGTGCCACCACCATTGGCGCCCAACgctgcaccaaaaaaaaactAG